A genomic region of Thunnus albacares chromosome 2, fThuAlb1.1, whole genome shotgun sequence contains the following coding sequences:
- the LOC122994937 gene encoding hyaluronan and proteoglycan link protein 1-like codes for MTSLLCITIFSLTLAGSVYSQMTTTPAPISAFPTFTKVFAELGANVTLPCRYMAKDSYAFGIVGGIRIKWTKVAEDEALNEEVLTSMGFHRNTYGNFVDRVFLQEQDNEDASLIMTDLSVDDTGKYRCEIINGMDDIMQDVFLEVQASKIDGIVFPYSPYEGRYNLNFQDAVQACTNQDAVIATFDQLFEAWKGGLDWCNAGWLDDGTVQYPITKPRGPCGGSNNGPGLRNYGRRNKLSQYDVFCFASALKGTFYWLVQPERLTFHEAVQACLDDGSEIAKVGQMYSAWKLEGYDRCDAGWLADGSVRYPISRPRKNCSPTEAAVRFVGFPDRDQKLYGVYCFKAYQ; via the exons atgacaagTCTGCTGTGCATCACTATATTCTCCCTGACCCTGGCTGGCAGTGTGTACAGTCAGATGACGACTACTCCTGCACCAATATCAG CTTTTCCAACTTTTACAAAGGTTTTTGCTGAGCTTGGTGCCAATGTCACTTTGCCCTGCCGGTACATGGCCAAAGACAGCTATGCCTTTGGTATCGTTGGTGGTATCCGAATCAAATGGACCAAGGTAGCGGAGGATGAGGCTCTGAATGAGGAGGTGCTGACTTCTATGGGGTTCCACAGGAACACCTATGGAAACTTCGTGGACCGTGTCTTTCTGCAGGAGCAAGACAATGAAGATGCCTCCCTAATAATGACTGACCTCTCCGTGGATGACACGGGAAAGTACCGCTGTGAGATCATCAATGGGATGGATGACATAATGCAAGATGTTTTCTTGGAGGTGCAAGCTAGCAAAATTGATG GCATTGTGTTCCCATACTCCCCCTATGAAGGCCGCTACAACCTGAACTTCCAAGACGCTGTGCAGGCCTGCACGAACCAGGATGCTGTGATTGCCACCTTTGACCAGCTGTTTGAGGCCTGGAAAGGTGGCCTGGACTGGTGCAATGCTGGCTGGCTGGATGATGGCACAGTGCAGTATCCAATCACCAAACCAAGAGGGCCTTGCGGTGGTTCCAACAACGGGCCTGGCCTTAGAAACTATGGTCGGCGTAACAAGTTGAGCCAGTACGATGTGTTCTGCTTTGCTTCTGCATTGAAGG GAACTTTCTATTGGCTGGTCCAGCCAGAAAGGCTGACCTTTCACGAGGCTGTGCAGGCATGCTTAGACGATGGTTCAGAGATCGCTAAGGTGGGCCAGATGTACTCTGCCTGGAAGCTGGAAGGCTACGATCGCTGCGATGCTGGCTGGTTGGCTGATGGTAGTGTCCGCTACCCTATCTCCAGGCCCCGCAAGAACTGCAGCCCCACCGAAGCTGCAGTGCGCTTTGTTGGATTCCCAGACAGGGATCAAAAGCTCTATGGCGTCTATTGCTTCAAGGCTTATCAGTGA